The genomic interval CCACAGGGTGACGGGAAAACCCTTGCTGGCCAGCACGAAGGCCAGCGCCGTGCCCCAGGCGCCGGCGCCGACTACTGCGATTTTTGGTGATTCGAGATTGATCATGCTTGTCTCAAGTCTCTTTCGTATTGCTCTCTGGAGTATCGGAACTTGCCGCGACGATTTGCGCGCGGCGAGGTGACTAGATCGTCACGCGAATGACTTCATCGAAGGTCGTGATGCCCATGGCCAGCTTCTTCACCGCTGCCTCACGCAGGGTGAGCATCCCCTGATCAAGGCCGGCCTTTCGGAGCTCGACGATGTCGGGGTTGTCCTTGATGAGTTTTCGCACCTTGTCGGTCATTTCAAAGGCTTCGTAGATGCCGTCGCGCCCGCGGTAACCGGTGTTGCGGCAGAGATTGCAGCCCGCGCCCTGCTGGACGGGCAGCTCCTTGCGCGACTTGGTCGGAATCTTGAGAAGCTCCATCTGCTCCTGGGTGAGCATGACGGTCTCCTGGCACTCGGGACAGATCTTGCGCACCAGGCGCTGGCCGATCACGCCGAGCACTGTTGAGGATACCAAGTAGGGTTCGATCCCCAGCTCCAGCAGACGCGTGACCGCCGAGGCGGCGTCGTTGGTATGCAGCGTGGAGAGAACGAGGTGCCCGGTGAGCGCGGCCTGCACGGCGTTCTCTGCCGTCTCATGGTCGCGGATCTCGCCCACCATGATGATGTCGGGATCCTGCCGGAGAATCGTTCGGAGCGCGCTGGCGAAGGTGACACCGATCTTGGTGTTCACGGCCGTCTGGTTGAAGCGCTCGATCACCATCTCGATGGGATCTTCGATGGTGGTTACGCTGACCTCGGAGGTGGCGATCTGGTTGAGCGCCGAATACAGCGTCGTCGTCTTGCCGCTTCCCGTGGGGCCGGTGACCAGAATGATGCCGTTGGGTGACTCGATCCACTTCTCGAAGAGCTGCTGCTCGCGCTGGAAGAATCCCAGCCGGTCGATGTCCTGGATGAGCACCTCGGGGTTGAAGATGCGGATGACCATCTTCTCGCCGAATGCCACCGGCAGGGTGGACAGGCGCATTTCCACTTCCTGTCCGTAGTGGGAGAGCTTGTGGCGCCCGTC from Chrysiogenia bacterium carries:
- the tadA gene encoding Flp pilus assembly complex ATPase component TadA produces the protein MEQELTTRGLCQILVQEGLLEERNAGEIQQRDNELRTAILKERRGQFRRLGLEGRAASISAVDVLSYLHLRAPGSDNGKVLTEDRITELVAKHYGMRFEKINPLELNAEFVTSQFPQRYANRHMIVPIRAEGRKILTAIPDPSARPLLADLSKQLGRDFEPVLSPKTDILKVITEFYGMRSSLQQAGEEFGAIQTDLSNLENMIELKQGAEIESDNRVIGKLVDYLFNYALDHKASDIHIEPKRATAHVRLRIDGMLHTVLEMRREIQTALVSHLKTRARMDIAEKRRPQDGRHKLSHYGQEVEMRLSTLPVAFGEKMVIRIFNPEVLIQDIDRLGFFQREQQLFEKWIESPNGIILVTGPTGSGKTTTLYSALNQIATSEVSVTTIEDPIEMVIERFNQTAVNTKIGVTFASALRTILRQDPDIIMVGEIRDHETAENAVQAALTGHLVLSTLHTNDAASAVTRLLELGIEPYLVSSTVLGVIGQRLVRKICPECQETVMLTQEQMELLKIPTKSRKELPVQQGAGCNLCRNTGYRGRDGIYEAFEMTDKVRKLIKDNPDIVELRKAGLDQGMLTLREAAVKKLAMGITTFDEVIRVTI